The Deinococcus koreensis genome window below encodes:
- the proC gene encoding pyrroline-5-carboxylate reductase: MKLAIVGVGKLGLALLEGVTARGVIPAGEIGLLDAHSARVEEIAARTGARVIGRSQLAGAQRVLVSLQPRVFPEVSEWLAQENVGYISTMAGVSISTLVRRLGTQRVVRVMPNLAATIGRSQTAITGPKEAQDAGDLAFAHTLFGAVGDAYDLPEHLFNAFTGMSASGPAYAAVVAEALADGGVRMGLPRALANELAAKLLVASGELLQRRAHPAMLKDEVASPGGTTIAGLAALENAGVRGGLIQAVIEATRRGTELGRDQE, from the coding sequence ATGAAACTCGCCATCGTCGGCGTCGGAAAACTCGGACTGGCCCTGCTGGAGGGCGTCACCGCGCGCGGCGTGATCCCCGCCGGGGAGATCGGCCTGCTGGACGCGCACAGCGCGCGCGTGGAGGAGATCGCGGCCCGCACCGGAGCCCGCGTGATCGGCCGCTCGCAGCTGGCCGGGGCGCAGCGCGTGCTGGTGTCGCTGCAGCCGCGCGTCTTCCCGGAGGTGAGCGAGTGGCTGGCGCAGGAGAACGTCGGATACATCAGCACCATGGCGGGGGTCAGCATCAGCACGCTGGTGCGGCGGCTGGGCACCCAGCGGGTGGTGCGGGTCATGCCGAATCTGGCCGCCACCATCGGCCGCAGCCAGACCGCCATCACCGGCCCCAAGGAGGCCCAGGACGCCGGCGACCTGGCCTTCGCCCACACCCTGTTCGGCGCGGTGGGCGACGCCTACGACCTGCCCGAGCACCTGTTCAACGCCTTCACGGGCATGAGCGCCTCCGGCCCCGCCTACGCCGCCGTGGTGGCCGAGGCCCTGGCAGACGGCGGCGTCCGCATGGGCCTGCCGCGGGCCCTGGCCAACGAACTGGCCGCCAAGCTGCTGGTCGCCAGCGGCGAGCTGCTGCAGCGGCGCGCCCATCCCGCCATGCTCAAGGACGAGGTCGCCAGCCCCGGCGGCACCACCATCGCCGGGCTGGCAGCGCTGGAAAACGCCGGAGTGCGCGGCGGGCTGATCCAGGCCGTGATCGAGGCCACCCGCCGGGGCACGGAGCTGGGGCGCGACCAGGAGTAG
- a CDS encoding glycosyltransferase family 2 protein: MSAPAHATVAVIIPAFNEEETVAVVVNVARQLTSDVIVASDGSSDNTAQVARGAGAQVVELSENSGKGPALGAALQATDADFIVMLDADLTGLTLEHLEALLEPVLAGTLDMSIGVFDGGGFVTDWGNKLTPNLSGQRVARRSWLLGVPHLSEERWPEPAITAHLKATGARWDYVVLPNVAQVVKEKKRGFWKGARARTKMYAQLLTYRARRKKP, translated from the coding sequence ATGTCCGCTCCCGCCCACGCGACTGTCGCGGTCATCATTCCTGCGTTCAACGAGGAAGAGACGGTCGCGGTCGTCGTGAACGTGGCGCGGCAGCTGACCTCGGACGTGATCGTCGCCTCGGACGGCAGTTCGGACAACACTGCGCAGGTGGCGCGAGGGGCCGGGGCGCAGGTTGTGGAACTCAGCGAGAACAGCGGCAAGGGGCCTGCCCTGGGCGCCGCCCTACAGGCCACCGACGCCGACTTCATCGTGATGCTGGACGCCGACCTGACCGGCCTCACCCTGGAGCACCTGGAGGCCCTGCTGGAGCCGGTGCTCGCGGGCACCCTGGACATGAGCATCGGCGTGTTCGACGGGGGGGGCTTCGTGACCGACTGGGGCAACAAGCTCACCCCGAACCTGAGCGGCCAGCGGGTCGCCCGGCGAAGCTGGCTGCTGGGCGTGCCCCACCTCAGCGAAGAACGCTGGCCCGAGCCCGCCATCACCGCCCACCTGAAAGCCACCGGTGCTCGCTGGGACTATGTGGTGCTGCCCAACGTGGCCCAGGTCGTCAAGGAGAAGAAACGCGGCTTCTGGAAAGGCGCGCGGGCCCGGACGAAGATGTACGCCCAGCTCCTGACCTACCGGGCGCGCCGCAAAAAACCCTGA
- a CDS encoding arginine--tRNA ligase: protein MDLKAQLKHAVETAAASLGMPVDAAIQETPATKPGDYGTPAAFQMAKSAGGNPAQIAAQLAQTVVLPEGIRKVEAVGPFLNFFVDIGWFIRQVVEKPFEMPALHGKVVIEHTSVNPNKELHVGHLRNVVLGDSMARILRAAGHTVEVQNYIDDTGRQAAESLFAVSHYHREWDGVRKYDHWMGEGYVQLNADPAKPALEEGISAVMHRLEAGVLRAEVEKVVGAHMQTTFRLGARYDLLVWESDVVGSGFLDQGLNILEGSPYTTHPTEGKYAGAFVMDVSEFMPGLEEPQVVLKRSDGTAMYVAKDIGYQFWKFGLFEGMKFRAFMDDPEGRAIYTSAPDGQPDVAKRFGHAQEVINVIDSRQEHPQKIVRSSLGVAGERDKEERSAHLSYAFVTLEGQTISGRRGIAVAADDAMDEAEKRALAVLTEINPELAKREDAAEIARRIGIGAIRFAMLKAEPTRKIDFRWEQALALNGDTAPYVQYAAVRAANILKKAQEAGLAVGGTGADWAALPEIDLALAKQVARLPEIVAQSVRVHSPHLVAQYALDLATSFNAWYNAKTRQGKPATNVLQSEEGLREARLALVGRLRQAFEETLALIGIEVPAAM, encoded by the coding sequence ATGGATCTGAAGGCACAACTCAAGCACGCCGTGGAGACGGCCGCCGCCAGCCTGGGCATGCCGGTGGACGCCGCCATCCAGGAGACGCCGGCGACCAAACCGGGCGATTACGGCACCCCCGCCGCCTTCCAGATGGCCAAGAGCGCCGGAGGCAACCCGGCGCAGATCGCGGCGCAGCTCGCGCAGACCGTGGTGCTTCCAGAAGGCATCCGGAAGGTCGAGGCCGTGGGCCCCTTCCTGAACTTCTTCGTGGACATCGGCTGGTTCATCCGGCAGGTCGTGGAGAAGCCCTTCGAGATGCCCGCGCTGCACGGCAAGGTGGTCATCGAGCACACCTCGGTGAACCCCAACAAGGAGCTGCACGTGGGGCACCTGCGCAACGTGGTGCTGGGCGATTCGATGGCCCGCATCCTGCGCGCGGCCGGGCACACCGTCGAGGTGCAGAACTACATCGACGACACCGGGCGGCAGGCGGCCGAGTCGCTGTTCGCGGTCAGCCACTATCACCGCGAATGGGACGGCGTCCGCAAATACGACCACTGGATGGGTGAGGGTTACGTGCAGCTCAACGCCGACCCCGCCAAGCCAGCACTGGAGGAGGGCATCAGCGCGGTCATGCACCGGCTGGAGGCGGGCGTGCTGCGCGCCGAGGTCGAGAAGGTCGTGGGGGCCCATATGCAGACCACCTTCCGCCTGGGCGCCCGCTACGACCTGCTGGTCTGGGAGTCCGACGTGGTGGGCAGCGGCTTTCTCGACCAGGGCCTGAACATCCTGGAGGGCAGCCCGTACACCACGCACCCCACCGAGGGCAAATACGCCGGCGCCTTCGTCATGGACGTGTCCGAGTTCATGCCCGGCCTGGAAGAGCCCCAGGTGGTCTTGAAGCGTTCGGACGGCACCGCCATGTACGTCGCCAAGGACATCGGCTACCAGTTCTGGAAGTTCGGCCTCTTCGAGGGCATGAAGTTCCGGGCCTTCATGGATGATCCCGAGGGCAGGGCGATCTACACCAGCGCCCCCGACGGCCAGCCGGACGTGGCGAAGCGCTTCGGTCACGCCCAGGAAGTCATCAACGTGATCGACTCGCGCCAGGAGCACCCGCAGAAGATCGTGCGATCCTCGCTGGGCGTGGCGGGCGAGCGGGACAAGGAGGAGCGCTCGGCCCACCTGTCGTACGCCTTCGTGACCCTGGAGGGCCAGACCATCAGCGGCCGAAGGGGCATCGCTGTCGCTGCCGACGACGCCATGGACGAGGCCGAGAAGCGCGCCCTGGCGGTGCTGACTGAGATCAACCCCGAGTTGGCGAAGCGTGAGGACGCCGCCGAGATCGCCCGCCGCATCGGCATCGGCGCGATCCGCTTCGCCATGCTCAAGGCCGAGCCCACCCGCAAGATCGATTTCCGCTGGGAGCAGGCGCTGGCCCTGAACGGCGACACGGCGCCCTACGTGCAGTACGCGGCGGTGCGGGCCGCCAACATTCTGAAGAAGGCCCAGGAGGCGGGCCTGGCCGTAGGCGGTACCGGCGCCGACTGGGCCGCCCTGCCCGAGATCGATCTGGCGCTGGCCAAGCAGGTCGCCCGCCTGCCCGAAATCGTGGCCCAGAGCGTGCGCGTGCATTCGCCGCATCTGGTCGCCCAGTACGCCCTCGATCTGGCGACCTCCTTCAACGCCTGGTACAACGCGAAAACCAGGCAGGGCAAGCCCGCCACCAACGTCCTGCAGTCCGAAGAGGGCCTGCGTGAGGCCCGGCTGGCGCTGGTCGGGCGCCTGCGTCAGGCTTTCGAGGAGACCCTGGCCCTGATCGGCATCGAGGTGCCGGCGGCGATGTAG
- a CDS encoding alpha/beta hydrolase, with the protein MRARFLLPFLSTLSLFSLPGQGSASTTALPRFGPTGQWLRQDTPQGASYLQVPAGCAVRLCPLVVVSHPRGQTAERMRDSVQMNGLIAPLLAANFAVLLGGDGGPTGWGSPAALTEVALAHASAVRTFPWNGRTYALGISMGGLLALRSSLPGAPYAVSGVALIDAWVDLSAAWGSALSRRSEIEAAYGVLGAPGNEFDPLYLTLLGPRLPLFIASSPDDSTVSATRNSARLSPHADPALSEVIPLRGEHLGANRFTPGMAARLVAFLKRLEGPTAQR; encoded by the coding sequence GTGCGAGCCCGTTTCCTGCTGCCCTTCCTGAGCACCCTCAGTCTGTTCTCCCTGCCCGGCCAGGGCTCCGCCAGCACGACCGCCCTTCCCCGTTTCGGGCCGACGGGCCAGTGGCTCCGGCAGGACACCCCCCAGGGCGCCTCGTACCTGCAGGTGCCGGCGGGCTGCGCCGTCCGGCTGTGCCCGCTGGTCGTCGTGTCCCACCCCCGGGGCCAGACCGCCGAACGGATGCGCGACAGTGTCCAGATGAACGGCCTGATCGCGCCGCTGCTGGCGGCCAACTTCGCTGTCCTGCTGGGGGGCGACGGCGGCCCCACCGGCTGGGGCAGTCCCGCCGCCCTGACCGAGGTGGCCCTGGCCCACGCCTCGGCCGTGCGCACCTTTCCCTGGAACGGCCGCACCTACGCGCTGGGCATCAGCATGGGCGGCCTGCTGGCGCTGCGAAGCTCGCTGCCGGGCGCCCCCTACGCGGTCAGCGGGGTCGCCCTGATCGACGCCTGGGTCGACCTGAGCGCCGCCTGGGGCTCGGCCCTGTCGCGCCGCAGCGAGATCGAGGCGGCCTACGGGGTGCTCGGCGCACCCGGCAACGAGTTCGATCCCCTCTACCTGACCCTGCTGGGGCCCCGCCTGCCGCTGTTCATCGCCAGCAGCCCGGACGACTCCACCGTCTCGGCCACGCGCAACTCCGCGCGCCTGAGCCCCCACGCCGACCCGGCCCTCAGCGAGGTCATCCCCCTGCGCGGCGAGCACTTGGGGGCCAACCGCTTCACGCCGGGCATGGCTGCGCGGCTGGTGGCCTTCCTGAAACGCCTGGAAGGCCCGACCGCCCAGCGCTGA
- a CDS encoding acyltransferase → MTSPVLPLQSSAPATVTTVTAIDMFRGLTILEVVGHHASGLALRYAQPGTLGHEALLILNRTLHFAVPAFVFLSAVVLTRSLLKHFEPRRYFVRRLTRGGWPYLLWSVLYALWYVWTGQRGAETLSDPERWRDWLLYGKASYHLYFLLVALEVYLVLPLLLPVARRRPSITAALLLGVAAQLGLYLLNREVLRLPFPASTVLWYMLPIMVGMAVGARFSEFPAWWRRRRGVLLPLLAVAYALYLPVALEYVRSGQVTPVVYAGLSWVFTSLMALTLLGLAFRLQRTPGRVRAAVATLGTVSLQVYLLHPAILQALELWREPQGTTWQLLLTVAAYGLIALLLPALLGRLLLPTRVSSWLFGR, encoded by the coding sequence CGTGGCCTGACCATTCTGGAAGTCGTGGGGCACCACGCCAGCGGGCTGGCCCTGCGCTACGCCCAGCCGGGCACGCTGGGCCACGAGGCGCTGCTGATCCTGAACCGCACCCTGCATTTCGCGGTACCGGCCTTCGTGTTCCTCTCGGCCGTGGTGCTCACCCGCAGCCTGCTCAAGCACTTCGAGCCCCGGCGCTACTTCGTCCGGCGGCTGACCCGTGGCGGCTGGCCGTACCTGCTCTGGAGCGTGCTGTACGCGCTGTGGTACGTCTGGACGGGCCAGCGCGGCGCCGAGACCCTGAGCGACCCGGAGCGCTGGCGCGACTGGCTGCTGTACGGCAAGGCCAGCTATCACCTGTATTTCCTGCTGGTGGCGCTGGAGGTCTATCTCGTGCTGCCGCTGCTGCTGCCGGTCGCCCGGCGCCGGCCCAGCATCACGGCGGCCCTGCTGCTGGGGGTCGCCGCCCAGCTCGGGCTGTATCTGCTCAACAGAGAAGTGCTGCGGCTGCCCTTTCCGGCCAGCACAGTGCTGTGGTACATGCTGCCGATCATGGTCGGGATGGCCGTCGGTGCCCGCTTCAGCGAGTTCCCGGCGTGGTGGCGGCGCCGGCGTGGGGTGCTGCTGCCGCTGCTGGCCGTGGCCTACGCCCTGTACCTGCCGGTGGCCCTGGAATATGTCCGCAGCGGGCAGGTCACGCCGGTGGTGTACGCCGGCCTGAGCTGGGTCTTCACCAGCCTGATGGCCCTGACCCTGCTGGGACTGGCCTTCCGGCTGCAGCGCACGCCGGGGCGGGTGCGCGCCGCCGTGGCCACGCTGGGCACCGTGAGCCTGCAGGTCTACCTGCTGCATCCGGCCATCCTGCAGGCGCTGGAACTCTGGCGCGAGCCGCAGGGCACGACCTGGCAATTGCTGCTCACGGTGGCCGCCTACGGCCTGATCGCCCTGCTGCTGCCCGCCCTGCTGGGCCGCCTACTGCTCCCGACCCGCGTGAGTTCATGGCTGTTCGGCCGCTGA